The genomic segment ATGAAACTAGACAAAGACATGAGCGTTAATCTAATAATCAACAATAAAAGTTTTCAAGCTGAGCTTAAAAATAATTTAAATGGTGAAAATTTGTTATACGAACAGTTTCTATCATCATTAGAAATTGTGCACGAAGATAATGAAGCGATTTTTTTGCTCGTTCCAACACAAATAAAAGAGTATGTTAAGCGCGATTTTTCTGAGTTAATAAACCGCATCATCAACAATGTATACGAAAGAAAAATGAATATTATTTTCATTACCAACTTAGAGGAATTAAAAAACTTAAATGTACTACCAAAAACTAAAAATTACAAAAATGAAAAAAAATCTAACATTATCAAAGATTTAACTTTTGAAAATTATGCTCCAGGTAAGTTCAACTCGGTGGCTTTAAAAGCGGCTAGATCAATATATGAAAATGATCAAGTAGTATTTTCGCCTCTTTTTATTTACTCTTCAAGTGGACTAGGAAAAACCCACTTGTTGAATGCTATTGGTAATGAACTTATGAAAAAAAATAAGACATGTTACTATGTTAATCCTGACATGCTTACTAGAAAATTAGTTGAACAGCTTAAAAACAAAAACCAAGAAGAAATTAATAAAATTGTTGACAACCTAGTTAGCTATGATTGTCTTATGTTTGATGATGTGCAACAGTATGGTAACCGCGAAAGTACATTAACTGTTCTTTTTAATATTATCAACACCTTAATGAACGATAAAAAACAAATTATTATCGCCGCTGATAAACGCCCTGAAGACCTTGGCGGTTTTGAACAACGCTTTATTACTCGTTTTAATGGCGGCCTCACGGTTGAAATTATGCAACCCGAGATGAGCGATGTTATTTCAATTCTAAATTTCAAACTAAAACAAAACAATATTAATCCTGAACTTTGAGAAGAAGAAAGTATGAAATTTATTGCTAGAAACTTCTCTAATTCCATTCGCTCATTAGAAGGGGCGATTAATAGGATTAAACTCTTTAGCCAAGGTGATGATTTTTTCACTTACGACCTTGCTACTATTAAAATGATTTTTAAAAATGTTTCGCAAATCAAAGAAACTATTACACCTGAGACTATTATTGATGCTGTTAGTCGGTACTATAAGATTGACAAACGCAAGATTGTTGCTAAAACTAGAAAAGAAGAAATTGTTATGGCAAGACGAATTGCTATGTGACTTGTTAAAAACAACTTCGATTACTCGCTGGATTCAATTGGTAAAATGTTTGGCAATCAATCACACTCAACAGTAATTGTTTCGGTTAAATGAATTGATAAAAACATTAAGACTAATTCAGCCTTAAAATTAGCAATCGAAAAAATCAAAGGCAATTTAAGAAAGATTTTATAAGAGGTATAAAAAATGGAAATAAAAATTAATAAATGATTGCTTGATGAAGCAATTGAAAGAGTAGCCAAGGCGGTTGACCAAAATCCTTTTATTCCCGTTATGAAAGGTATCTTAGTTGAAGCTCAAGATAGCATGTTAACAATTATTGCTTCTAATGGTGAAATTAGCATTAAACATGTTATTCCAAGCAGTGTCGATATGCAAATTCTTAGCCCCGGGATTATTCTAGTTGAACTTAGTTTGCTAAGAAACATCGTTAAAAAATTAGACGGCGATATTAGCCTTAAATCAGAAGGCAATTTATTAACTGTTACAACCGAATTTGATCGTTATAGTTTAAATCTATATGACACAAGCGAATATCCTGAAATTGATTTTGCAGTTTATGGTGAAACTCTAAAAATTAAATGAGACGAGTTAAAGAGTATTACTAAGAATGTTAGTTTTGCGGCTTCTAATAATGAAGCCAACTTGGTTCTTTGTTGTGTTAATATTTCAGCCCATGATGGCAAATTAAAATTCGTGGCAACTAATAAATATCGTTATGCTGAAGAAACTAAAGAAATTGATAGTGACGCTAATTTCAACGTTTCAATTCAAGCTAAGAACCTAAAAGATTTAACTGCTTTTGATTTTAAAGATAGCGTGCTTTTAAATATCTCTGAACATAAAATTGCTTTTGAAGTTGACAGTACTATTATTCAATCTAAAGTAGTAAATCAACCATACCAAGACGTTTCTAGAATTGTTCCTCGCGAATTTGCTACTTGCCTAAAAATTGAAAAAAGAGAACTAAACAACTTACTTTCAAAGGCTAGCGTTATTATTTCAGAAACCAACAATAAAATCAAACTATCAATTGTTGATGGTATCTTAATGATTGCTTCAACTCGTGACGAAATTGCTAATGCCGAAATTATTACGAAAAACTTTAGTTATGATGGCGATGAACTAAAACTAGCGCTTAATAGTAAGTATTTACGTGAAGCTATTGCTGTTTTCGAAGGTACAATTAACATTCACATTACTAAAGACAAATTAAGATTGGTAGTAAAATCAGATTCACACCCTAATAACATCCAACTGTTTACTCCACAAAAAGGATTCTAGTTATGGAAATTGAAATTTACGGTGATTCAATCAAACTAAGCCAACTACTAAAAAAATTAGATATTGTTGCTAGTGGTGGTAAAGCTAAATTTTTTGTCAAAAGCCACGTCATCAAAATTAACGGTAAAATTGCTGAAGGCCGTAATTCAAAAGTGCACGTTGGTGATGTAATTTGAATTGATGACAATGTCTATAAACTAGTTGCTGCCAAACAAAAGCAAGAAAATTGATAAAACTAGAGCAACTTAATATACAATTATTAAAGTTTAATATTATCGTAAGGAGAGAAAATGCCAGGTAGAGATCAATTAACTGGACAAAAAGCATTAAGCGGCAACAAAAGATCACATGCCTTAAATACCACAAAAAGAACATTTGATCTTAACCTTCAAAAAGTAACCGTTTTACAAGAAAATGGAACTAAAAAAACTCTTCGGGTAACCGCTAAAAACGCTAGAACATTAAAAAAACTAGGTCTAGTTGCTTAATTAATAATTTAAGATGCCTCAGCTTGCTGGGGCTTTATTTTTATTAAAATTTAAATGAGTAATATTTTAGAATTAAAATAATTTTTAAAACTATCACACCAAATAAGGAAAAATACCAAATATGAAATACATCGACATCCACACTCACCCCTTTAAAGAATACTATGAAGATCCATTGCAAACTGTGCGAGAATGAATTAAAGAAGATCTTGAAAAACTTTTTATTGTTGGCACTAGTAAAGAAGATTCGGTCGAGCTTTTAGAACTATGCTCGCATGAAAACTATTTACACCCAATCATTGGTATTCATCCAACGCTTGCTAAAGGAAAAAGCGATGGCGAATTTTTAGAATCTATTATTACAAAAGATGTCATTGGAATCGGTGAAATTGGTTTAGATTATCACTATGATGATTCGCCTTCAAAAGAAGTTCAAAAAGAAAGTTTCATAGCGCAACTAGAAGTTGCTAAAAAACATAATATCGTTGCTATGTTGCATTTAAGAGACGCTTTGGATGACGCATTTGAAATTTTTACTAGCGATGATTATAAGGATGTGAAATTTGTTTTACATTCATTTAGTGGCGATGCCGAATATGTTAAGAAATGTTTGCCCTATCCTAATATTTATTTTTCAATTTCTGGAGTGGTTACTTTTAAGAATGCTAAGACGCTTAACGAAGCTGTTGCATTAATTCCAATTAATAGAATGTTTTGTGAAACTGATACACCTTATTTAGCGCCAACCCCGATGCGCGGCAAACCCAATATTAGTCCTTATGTTAAATATACTTATAAATATTTGGCAAACCTTAATAATGTACAAGAAGAAGACTTTGTTGTTCAAATTAGAACTAACATTAAAAAAGTGTTTGGTGTGTAATGGAAGTAATTGCAAAAAAACGTTTTGGACAAAATTTTCTAATTAATAAAGCAATTCAAAAAGCCATTGTTGACGTTGCTTGCGTCGATGACGAAAATGTGATTGAAATAGGGCCGGGACTAGGGGCGCTAACAGATCTTATTAAAGAGCTTTCTAAAGAATTGATTGCTTATGAAATTGATAACGACCTTTTTAAAAAACTCCTTGTAGAAAACCAAAATTCAAATGTTAGATTTATCAATGAAGATTTTTTAAATGCGACTTTTGATGAAAAAAAAGAATGGGTTGTTATTGGCAACATTCCTTACAATATCACAAGTGAAATTTTATTTAAGTTGATTGAAAACCATAGCATTCTTAAAAAAGCAACATTAATGGTTCAAGATGAAGTTGCTAATCGTTTAGTAGCAATGCCTAAAACTAAAGAATATAGTAAATTAACGGTTAGTGTAAACTTCGTAGGCAATGTCAAAAAGCATTTTGTTGTAAAAGCTAGCAACTTCAATCCAGCCCCCAAAGTGGATTCAGCAATTATAACGATCGATTTTTACAAAAGCTTGCCATATAATCTTAAAAAAGTTTTAGCCTTCATTAAACAAATATTCGCCTTCAAAAGAAAAATGCTTATTAATAATCTAGTGCCACAATGACCTAAAGCCGATGTTATTTGAGCGATTGAGCAAATTGGCCACAAACAAACAACTAGAGCAGAAGAACTTAGCTTACAAGAGATTATGAAGTTATACGAAATTTTGGTAAATAGTAAGAG from the Metamycoplasma arthritidis genome contains:
- the dnaA gene encoding chromosomal replication initiator protein DnaA, which gives rise to MKLDKDMSVNLIINNKSFQAELKNNLNGENLLYEQFLSSLEIVHEDNEAIFLLVPTQIKEYVKRDFSELINRIINNVYERKMNIIFITNLEELKNLNVLPKTKNYKNEKKSNIIKDLTFENYAPGKFNSVALKAARSIYENDQVVFSPLFIYSSSGLGKTHLLNAIGNELMKKNKTCYYVNPDMLTRKLVEQLKNKNQEEINKIVDNLVSYDCLMFDDVQQYGNRESTLTVLFNIINTLMNDKKQIIIAADKRPEDLGGFEQRFITRFNGGLTVEIMQPEMSDVISILNFKLKQNNINPELWEEESMKFIARNFSNSIRSLEGAINRIKLFSQGDDFFTYDLATIKMIFKNVSQIKETITPETIIDAVSRYYKIDKRKIVAKTRKEEIVMARRIAMWLVKNNFDYSLDSIGKMFGNQSHSTVIVSVKWIDKNIKTNSALKLAIEKIKGNLRKIL
- the dnaN gene encoding DNA polymerase III subunit beta → MEIKINKWLLDEAIERVAKAVDQNPFIPVMKGILVEAQDSMLTIIASNGEISIKHVIPSSVDMQILSPGIILVELSLLRNIVKKLDGDISLKSEGNLLTVTTEFDRYSLNLYDTSEYPEIDFAVYGETLKIKWDELKSITKNVSFAASNNEANLVLCCVNISAHDGKLKFVATNKYRYAEETKEIDSDANFNVSIQAKNLKDLTAFDFKDSVLLNISEHKIAFEVDSTIIQSKVVNQPYQDVSRIVPREFATCLKIEKRELNNLLSKASVIISETNNKIKLSIVDGILMIASTRDEIANAEIITKNFSYDGDELKLALNSKYLREAIAVFEGTINIHITKDKLRLVVKSDSHPNNIQLFTPQKGF
- a CDS encoding RNA-binding S4 domain-containing protein yields the protein MEIEIYGDSIKLSQLLKKLDIVASGGKAKFFVKSHVIKINGKIAEGRNSKVHVGDVIWIDDNVYKLVAAKQKQENW
- the rpmB gene encoding 50S ribosomal protein L28, coding for MPGRDQLTGQKALSGNKRSHALNTTKRTFDLNLQKVTVLQENGTKKTLRVTAKNARTLKKLGLVA
- a CDS encoding TatD family hydrolase; its protein translation is MKYIDIHTHPFKEYYEDPLQTVREWIKEDLEKLFIVGTSKEDSVELLELCSHENYLHPIIGIHPTLAKGKSDGEFLESIITKDVIGIGEIGLDYHYDDSPSKEVQKESFIAQLEVAKKHNIVAMLHLRDALDDAFEIFTSDDYKDVKFVLHSFSGDAEYVKKCLPYPNIYFSISGVVTFKNAKTLNEAVALIPINRMFCETDTPYLAPTPMRGKPNISPYVKYTYKYLANLNNVQEEDFVVQIRTNIKKVFGV
- the rsmA gene encoding 16S rRNA (adenine(1518)-N(6)/adenine(1519)-N(6))-dimethyltransferase RsmA, which encodes MEVIAKKRFGQNFLINKAIQKAIVDVACVDDENVIEIGPGLGALTDLIKELSKELIAYEIDNDLFKKLLVENQNSNVRFINEDFLNATFDEKKEWVVIGNIPYNITSEILFKLIENHSILKKATLMVQDEVANRLVAMPKTKEYSKLTVSVNFVGNVKKHFVVKASNFNPAPKVDSAIITIDFYKSLPYNLKKVLAFIKQIFAFKRKMLINNLVPQWPKADVIWAIEQIGHKQTTRAEELSLQEIMKLYEILVNSKSN